The Delphinus delphis chromosome 7, mDelDel1.2, whole genome shotgun sequence genome includes a window with the following:
- the LOC132428766 gene encoding ras association domain-containing protein 6-like: MTMTAHLSSSWIHINERTCVTRKELHSLLKTYNIFYRNQKNLHILYGQTDDGKLMAEVTLDIFWGVKQPIQLKTQDEKQIPSFTVLKSPDVFSKRGTTRWGEFHDLYCISDLDRTQIPVSGPTDSQEDYLSYHSSTLKLHADEEPESPLLYRTKSGATLVRKRMKPPMMDRKDRQKHRASMNGHFYNHEIENSARDFALYIIFATGEQRRLKKTDIPLLHRRLQAPSKKNALIFLMDKDAEEISSDVAQYINFHFSLLESILQRLHEEEKREIQRTITKFSTEKAIILKCLRSK; encoded by the exons ATGACTATGACGGCTCACCTCTCCTCTTCTTGGATCCACATCAATGAGAGGACATGCGTTACCAGGAAAGAGCTTCATTCTTTATTGAAGACCTATAACATCTTTTATAGGAACCAGAAAAATCTGCATATCTTATATGGACAGACTGACGATGGTAAACTAATGGCTGAAGTAACGCTGGACATTTTCTGGGGAGTAAAGCAGCCCATACAACTGAAAACACAAGATGAGAAGCAAATCCCTTCTTTCACTGTGCTGAAGTCACCAGATGTCTTTTCCAAAAGGGGAACGACACGCTGGGGAGAATTTCATGATCTTTACTGTATTAGTGATTTGGACAGGACTCAGATTCCAGTGTCTGGACCAACAGATTCCCAGGAAGATTATTTATCTTATCACAGTAGCACTCTGAAGCTTCATGCAGATGAAGAACCTGAATCCCCATTGCTCTATAGAACCAAGAGTGGAGCAACCCTGGTGAGAAAAAGGATGAAGCCTCCGATGATGGACAGAAAGGACAGACAGAAGCATAGGGCCTCTATGAACGGACACTTTTATAACCATG AGATTGAAAATAGTGCCCGGGATTTTGCACTTTACATTATTTTTGCGACAGGAGAGCAGAGACGgctaaagaaaacagacattccGCTACTGCATAGACGTCTACAGGCACCATCCAAAAAGAATGCTCTCATTTTCCTCATGGATAAAGATGCAGAAGAAATTAGCAGTGATGTGGCTCAGTAtattaactttcatttttctctcctggaATCCATCCTTCAAAGATTacatgaagaagagaaaagagagattcaaagaacaataacaaaattcAGTACAGAAAAGGCTATCATACTGAAATGTCTTCGAAGTaaatag